A stretch of DNA from Pseudonocardia hierapolitana:
GCTGGGCGTGCCGGTCACCACGCACGCCGGCGTCTGGGGTGCCACCGGCGACGACGGCATCCGGCTCATGCACGAGCACGGGTTCATGACCCCCGAGACCGTCTACGTGCACGCCGCCTCGCTCTCGCCCGACTCCTACCACCGCATCGCCGCCACCGGCGGCTCCGTCTCGGTGTCCACGGAGAGCGAGCAGAGCGCGGGTCAGGGCTATCCGCCCACCTGGGCGTTGCGCGCGTACGGCATCCCGGTGTCGCTGTCGATGGACACCTCGGTGTGGTGGAGCGCCGACCTGTTCTCCGCCATGCGCGCGACGCTGGGGGCCGACCGCTCGCGTGAGCACATGGAGGCGCACGCGAAGGGCGACACCGTCACCCACTCCTCGCTGCGCGCGGCGCAGGTGGTGGAGTGGGCCACCCGCGGCGGGGCCCGCGCGCTCGGCCGCGAGGACCGGCTGGGCAGCGTCGAGGTCGGCAAGCTCGCCGACCTCGTGCTGATCAGGAACGAGCACTCGCCGGTGATGTTCCCGCTGCTGCACCCGCACGGTCACGTCGCGTTCCAGGCCCAGCGCGGGGACGTGCACACCGTGCTGGTGAACGGCCGGATCGTGAAGACCGACCACCGGCTCGTCGGGGTCGACCTGGCGTCGGCGCGGCACGAGGTGGAGCGCACGGTCGAGTACCTGTGCGCACAGCTCGGCGAGGAGGCCTGGGAGAAGGGGATGAACCCCGACGTCCCGGAGACCAAGATCCTCGACAACCCCTACACCTACACCGACTACCGCAGCGCCAGCACGCACGAGCGCCGGCAGGAGGCCCAGTGACCCAGAATCCGATGGCCCAGGGTCCGATTGCCCAGGGTCCGATGACACAGGGGACCGCACCGGCGCGGGCGGGCACGGTGGCGATCACGCTCGGCTTCGCCGTCCTGTGCCTGTCGTACATGCTCAACGCGATGGACCGGCAGGTGTTCTACCCGCTGGTCCCGGAGATCCGCGAGGAGTTCGGCTTCTCGCTCGACCAGGCGGGCCTGCTCG
This window harbors:
- a CDS encoding amidohydrolase family protein, with the translated sequence MANQPRPVVLRGGTVLTVDAAHTVLPGHDVLVAGETIAAIGPGLAVPDGTVEIDATGGIVMPGMIDTHRHMWQTAMRGYGADWTLTQYFVWNYLEWGKVFRPEDVHAGNLLSALEALDAGVTTTVDWSHGLQSPEHADAAVDALVSVPGRFVLAYGNIQDAPANWTASPGFRDFVSRRFPGGRGDEMLGFQLAFDVTGDPAFPEKPAFEVARELGVPVTTHAGVWGATGDDGIRLMHEHGFMTPETVYVHAASLSPDSYHRIAATGGSVSVSTESEQSAGQGYPPTWALRAYGIPVSLSMDTSVWWSADLFSAMRATLGADRSREHMEAHAKGDTVTHSSLRAAQVVEWATRGGARALGREDRLGSVEVGKLADLVLIRNEHSPVMFPLLHPHGHVAFQAQRGDVHTVLVNGRIVKTDHRLVGVDLASARHEVERTVEYLCAQLGEEAWEKGMNPDVPETKILDNPYTYTDYRSASTHERRQEAQ